In uncultured Fibrobacter sp., one genomic interval encodes:
- a CDS encoding type II toxin-antitoxin system RelB/DinJ family antitoxin: MSTIAKNFRIDSELNNQANALLEGLGLSMSQAISMFLRQVVLQRGLPFEVKYPDRSCELLEAVEEAKRLEADPKTKRYTDMDEMWADLDK; encoded by the coding sequence ATGAGTACCATAGCTAAAAATTTCCGCATTGATTCCGAACTGAACAATCAAGCCAACGCCCTCCTTGAAGGGCTGGGACTTTCGATGTCTCAGGCGATTTCCATGTTCCTGCGGCAGGTGGTTTTGCAGCGAGGGCTCCCCTTCGAAGTCAAGTACCCGGATCGTTCCTGCGAACTTCTCGAGGCTGTCGAAGAGGCGAAACGCCTTGAAGCTGACCCGAAGACCAAACGCTATACGGACATGGACGAGATGTGGGCGGATTTGGATAAATGA
- a CDS encoding fibrobacter succinogenes major paralogous domain-containing protein — protein MSRFFVGLALWALLLALAACGGDSNGTDPARDAELAEMVDTVVSTFEDLTVCTDKREGTTAYVEDEKKAYVCESKRWTANDSLTELILDKDSDSAKDAESGEKVDAVVPTFDDLPSCTRDHEGATAYVEDEDSAYVCKKGLWAVDDSLTKAVRLDSEKKSSSSAKAKSSSNKASDSSSSDKSPSSSSAVKTSSSSRDGKSNSSDEEISSSSSVDSTNRSSSSAVPLGCKIDTEDNCEYGTLTDDRDGQTYKTVKIGEQWWMAENLNYRYIQQTYNGGEKDSSSYCYDNDPANCAKYGRLYLWSAAMDSAGIIPGNTANGCGYYGEFCNLGEGKVRGVCPEGWHLPDTTEWKTLFDAVGGDATAGIMLKSTEGWNDYYGTSGNGSDTYSFSALPAGLRNGSGDYIYEGYYADFWSSTEHNSYNAYSMRLRYNSDLAYLDGNLKYLGFSVRCLRD, from the coding sequence ATGAGTCGTTTCTTTGTCGGTCTTGCTTTGTGGGCCTTGTTGCTTGCGCTTGCGGCTTGCGGTGGCGACAGCAATGGTACCGACCCCGCCAGGGATGCAGAACTTGCCGAAATGGTCGACACCGTCGTTTCCACCTTCGAGGACTTGACCGTCTGTACGGACAAGCGAGAAGGCACGACCGCCTATGTAGAAGACGAGAAGAAGGCTTATGTCTGCGAAAGCAAGCGCTGGACGGCCAACGATTCCTTGACTGAATTGATTCTGGACAAGGACTCCGACTCTGCCAAGGATGCTGAATCTGGCGAGAAAGTCGATGCGGTAGTTCCCACTTTCGACGACTTGCCATCATGCACGAGGGATCACGAAGGCGCTACCGCCTATGTGGAAGACGAGGATTCTGCCTATGTCTGTAAAAAGGGGCTCTGGGCCGTTGACGATTCGTTGACTAAGGCGGTTCGGCTGGACTCGGAGAAAAAATCATCGTCAAGCGCGAAGGCAAAGTCTAGTTCTAATAAGGCAAGTGACTCTAGCAGCAGCGACAAATCACCGTCAAGTTCTAGCGCGGTAAAAACGTCCAGCAGCAGTAGAGACGGTAAGTCCAATAGTTCAGATGAAGAAATTAGCTCATCGAGTTCCGTTGATTCTACAAACCGTTCATCGAGTTCTGCGGTCCCTCTAGGTTGCAAAATCGATACAGAAGACAACTGTGAATATGGCACCTTGACGGATGACAGGGACGGACAGACTTACAAGACTGTGAAAATTGGTGAACAGTGGTGGATGGCGGAAAATCTGAACTACAGGTATATTCAGCAGACATATAATGGAGGCGAAAAAGACTCTTCCAGCTATTGTTATGATAATGACCCCGCCAATTGTGCTAAATATGGCCGCTTGTACCTGTGGAGTGCGGCAATGGACAGTGCGGGTATTATACCTGGTAATACGGCCAATGGTTGCGGCTATTATGGGGAATTCTGCAACCTCGGCGAAGGCAAAGTTCGTGGCGTATGCCCTGAGGGCTGGCATCTGCCCGATACCACGGAATGGAAAACTCTGTTCGATGCCGTAGGGGGAGATGCAACCGCAGGAATAATGCTAAAGTCCACGGAAGGCTGGAATGATTATTATGGAACTAGTGGCAATGGCTCGGATACCTATTCCTTCTCGGCGTTGCCTGCTGGCCTCAGGAACGGCAGTGGGGATTACATCTACGAGGGCTACTACGCGGACTTCTGGAGTTCTACCGAGCACAATAGCTACAACGCGTACAGCATGCGCTTGCGCTACAACAGCGACCTTGCGTACCTGGACGGCAACCTCAAGTACCTCGGGTTCTCTGTTCGTTGCCTTAGGGACTAG